The nucleotide window CTGGTGGCTTGAAAAAGGTTTAGGTGGCTTTAGAATTGATGCTATTTTAAATTTGAAGAAAAGAATTGAGTACGGTACTTTCCCAGCGGACGGGGAAGATGGCTTGGTTTTCATCGGTCATTGGATTTTAAATCAGCCGGGAATTGAAGAGTGGCTCAAGGAGATTGACGAACGGACATTTAAAAAACATAATGCATTTACTGTGGCTGAGGCGGATGTGCCTGAAGAAAGACTTTCTGAATTTATAGGTGAAAATGGTCATTTCCGTATGGTGTTTGATTTTAGCTATACAGATATTGATACTCCTGAAACAGGCGAATGGTTCAAGAATTCAGAATGGACAGTAAAAGAATTAAAAGAGAAAATAATTACCAATGAACTGGTGACACAGCGAAATGGTTGGGGGGCAAAATACTTAGAAAATCATGATCAACCGCGTTCGATAAATAAGTATTTACCTCAAGAATACCAAGATGATCGTAGCAAAAAAATGCTAGGCATGTTATTTATGATGTTGCACGGTACGCCGTTCATTTATCAAGGACAAGAGATTGGCATGAGTAATACTCGGATGGAAAGTATAGATGATTATAACGATATCGCGACGCACGATCAATACCATCGCGCAATTCTCTCTGGAATGAGTCCGGAAGAAGCGCTTGAAGGAATGTATCGGCGTAGTAGGGATAATTCAAGAACACCAATGCAATGGAATAATCAAAAGAACGCTGGTTTTTCCGACTCGGATGAAATTTGGTTGAAAGCAAACCCTAATTACCTTGATATTAACGTAGAGCAGGAACAAAACGATGATAATTCCGTATTGAATTTTTATAAGAAATTAATCCATTTAAGAAGTGATTCTAGTAAATATAAAGAAGTGGCTGTTTATGGAGAATTACTGCCAGTAGAATCAAGTGATGAAGTTATTGCTTACAAACGTAAAACAGATGACGCTGAGCTCTTAATCATCGTGAATTTTTCTGATTCTGAAAATCAATTATGCATTGAAGGTACTTATGAACAGGTACTTGCTAATGTAGCGTTGCCAGAAATGGTAGAAAATGTCCTTGAAATACCTGCATATACAGGTGCCGTTTTCTCAAGGGTTTTGGAGGTAGACTGATTGCAAATTAAAAATAAAGCTATGTTAATTACTTATTCTGATAGTTTAGGGGAAAATATGGAAGAATTATCCAAGGTGATGGAAACTTATTTTGAAGATGCGGTTGGCGGGATTCACTTATTGCCGTTCTTTCCATCC belongs to Listeria ivanovii subsp. ivanovii and includes:
- a CDS encoding alpha-glucosidase: MEITETKEWWKESVVYQIYPRSFQDSNGDGIGDIRGIIERLPYLKDLGINVIWLCPVYKSPMDDGGYDISDYYEIDPMFGTMSDMDELIEKAEKLGIKILMDLVVNHTSDEHEWFEKAIADPKSKYRDYYIFREGVNGNPPNNWRSYFGGSAWEAVPGEENMFYLHAFSKKQPDLNWENIVVRNECIQMINWWLEKGLGGFRIDAILNLKKRIEYGTFPADGEDGLVFIGHWILNQPGIEEWLKEIDERTFKKHNAFTVAEADVPEERLSEFIGENGHFRMVFDFSYTDIDTPETGEWFKNSEWTVKELKEKIITNELVTQRNGWGAKYLENHDQPRSINKYLPQEYQDDRSKKMLGMLFMMLHGTPFIYQGQEIGMSNTRMESIDDYNDIATHDQYHRAILSGMSPEEALEGMYRRSRDNSRTPMQWNNQKNAGFSDSDEIWLKANPNYLDINVEQEQNDDNSVLNFYKKLIHLRSDSSKYKEVAVYGELLPVESSDEVIAYKRKTDDAELLIIVNFSDSENQLCIEGTYEQVLANVALPEMVENVLEIPAYTGAVFSRVLEVD